In one Pseudarthrobacter oxydans genomic region, the following are encoded:
- a CDS encoding Hsp70 family protein has product MTVGFDFGTTNSLVSVVAGDRVVDVLDAEGLPHASVVRYEGEDVIVGREARHALEEVGLGVYGNTVRSPKFLLGQEIVSVGGVERSPIDIVADVIRHVRTESRRSGHRKVLGELDRAVVTIPVNMNGPRRAALREAFAQSEISVTQFVHEPLAALYGHLRGATDPQAEIRRLMKRNVLVVDWGGGTLDLTLCRIEPGRILQLRNGGTDQVGGDKFDRVIRDEVVARFSNKHGISGFDHPTRDARLSLLQEAESSKIELSDRPSVTIYHASYFAESGTTLEYSLSRQELDGITRPLVAAGIREIESLLESVDMAPAQISLCLVAGGMAAMPSIRGRLHEMFGPERVLIPENSATLVSQGAAWIAHDAQRLVLAKQIELEMARGLRLPLLRAGTAMPSNGEICRDRFHLYCTDPTDGVAKFAIVAPSELSEQPQASDPRTSIGMVAVAVDKTAPPLVERLELDVEVDDNLILSVSATSSRRADRASASYFDLEFGIGLPGSSDLRDLDVTDADVWVPIGGLVVRANVADREDTRLVPGDVLYQHKRWAFSRLPGPDQATDEQILEHLYYQPCAVCKRQWGDPACRCASVA; this is encoded by the coding sequence ATGACGGTAGGTTTCGACTTCGGCACCACCAACAGCTTGGTTTCTGTGGTGGCAGGCGACCGAGTCGTCGACGTTCTTGATGCGGAAGGCCTGCCCCACGCTTCCGTTGTCCGCTATGAAGGCGAGGACGTTATCGTCGGGCGCGAGGCGCGACATGCATTAGAGGAAGTCGGGCTTGGGGTGTACGGCAACACCGTACGCTCGCCGAAGTTCCTTCTAGGACAGGAGATCGTCAGCGTTGGTGGGGTCGAGCGCAGCCCGATTGACATCGTTGCGGATGTCATCCGGCACGTTCGGACGGAGTCGCGCCGGAGCGGTCATCGTAAGGTGCTGGGAGAGTTGGACCGCGCCGTGGTCACCATCCCTGTGAACATGAACGGACCGCGGCGCGCGGCTCTTCGGGAGGCTTTCGCCCAGTCGGAAATTTCGGTGACCCAGTTTGTACACGAACCGCTCGCCGCCTTATACGGCCACCTGCGCGGGGCGACGGACCCTCAGGCCGAGATCCGCAGGCTCATGAAACGCAACGTCCTCGTTGTGGACTGGGGTGGCGGAACATTGGACCTTACACTCTGCCGCATAGAGCCAGGCCGCATCCTTCAACTCCGCAACGGTGGTACCGACCAGGTAGGCGGAGACAAATTTGACCGAGTAATCCGTGACGAGGTGGTCGCGAGGTTTTCGAACAAGCATGGAATTTCCGGGTTCGATCATCCGACTCGCGACGCGCGCCTAAGCCTGCTGCAAGAAGCGGAAAGCAGCAAGATCGAGCTCTCAGACCGGCCAAGCGTCACGATTTATCATGCGAGCTACTTTGCGGAGTCAGGCACTACCCTAGAGTATTCCCTGAGCCGGCAGGAGCTGGACGGAATCACGCGACCGCTTGTGGCCGCTGGCATTCGTGAGATCGAGTCGCTTCTAGAGAGTGTCGACATGGCGCCAGCCCAGATCTCGCTTTGCCTCGTGGCTGGCGGTATGGCTGCTATGCCGAGCATCCGCGGCCGACTGCACGAAATGTTCGGGCCCGAGCGCGTTCTTATTCCAGAGAACAGCGCAACGCTAGTTTCTCAGGGAGCAGCTTGGATCGCGCACGACGCACAGCGCTTGGTGCTAGCAAAGCAAATTGAACTGGAGATGGCACGGGGCTTGAGGCTTCCCCTTCTGCGGGCCGGAACGGCCATGCCGAGCAATGGCGAAATATGTCGTGACCGATTCCACCTGTACTGCACGGACCCGACTGATGGTGTCGCGAAGTTCGCCATCGTGGCACCCTCCGAGCTCTCCGAGCAGCCGCAAGCGAGTGACCCGCGGACATCGATCGGCATGGTAGCCGTCGCTGTGGACAAGACGGCGCCACCATTGGTCGAGCGTCTAGAACTTGACGTTGAGGTCGACGACAATCTGATTTTGTCTGTCAGCGCAACGTCCAGCAGGCGAGCTGACCGGGCGAGTGCCTCTTACTTTGATCTGGAGTTCGGCATAGGTCTTCCGGGGAGCAGCGACCTACGGGATCTTGATGTTACTGATGCTGACGTTTGGGTGCCGATCGGCGGACTCGTTGTCCGTGCGAACGTAGCTGACCGGGAGGACACCCGCCTTGTCCCCGGGGACGTGCTATATCAGCACAAGCGCTGGGCGTTCTCGAGGCTTCCTGGGCCAGACCAGGCCACCGACGAGCAAATCCTTGAGCATCTCTACTACCAGCCATGCGCGGTCTGTAAACGCCAGTGGGGCGACCCGGCGTGTAGGTGTGCCTCGGTGGCTTGA
- a CDS encoding ISL3 family transposase encodes MIEPTSPRPDAATAIFNLPDYRVTGTEVLSFGQRRIRVVATTEAGCPSCGVISTRAHSRRPQRLRDIPVAGPVEVVWAKRRFFCDEYLCPRRTFTEETTQVPRRARSTRRLREALVAAVIGSGRAAAEAAASFGVSWWLVQRALDSAALTLPDVDALAPRMLGIDEHRYRSVRFFRDPATKAWKRYEPWMTTIVDLDTGQVLGIVDGRDSEGVGDWLFARPLQWRLGVQVVAIDPSAAFRKALRMWLPRTAVSVDAFHLVKLGNDMLTEVRQRLTQQTHGRRGRSVDPVWANRRLLLRAGDTLSDRARDRLSTVFATDDATGKLQAAWLVKEQLRALLTTGSLADAAAAKDRLQVLVERAAQPETNRLWRTVCRWWKEIEVLIVTGATTAKVEANNTAIKHIKRTGRGFTNARNYKTRILLRSAARTAA; translated from the coding sequence TTGATCGAGCCTACTTCGCCGCGCCCCGATGCTGCCACCGCCATTTTCAACCTGCCCGACTACCGAGTCACCGGCACCGAGGTCCTCTCCTTCGGCCAGCGGCGGATCCGGGTCGTGGCCACCACAGAGGCCGGTTGCCCGTCGTGTGGCGTGATCAGCACCCGGGCTCATTCCCGTCGGCCACAACGGTTGCGGGACATTCCTGTCGCCGGGCCGGTCGAAGTAGTCTGGGCCAAGCGGAGATTCTTCTGCGATGAGTACCTGTGCCCCCGCCGGACATTCACTGAAGAGACCACCCAGGTCCCGCGCCGGGCACGGTCCACCCGCCGGCTCCGTGAGGCCCTGGTGGCTGCCGTCATCGGCTCCGGCAGGGCCGCCGCGGAGGCCGCCGCTTCGTTCGGTGTCTCGTGGTGGCTGGTCCAGCGGGCTCTGGATTCGGCGGCGCTGACGCTGCCTGATGTAGATGCCCTGGCCCCGCGGATGCTCGGCATCGATGAACACCGCTACCGGTCCGTGCGGTTCTTCCGCGACCCCGCCACCAAGGCCTGGAAACGCTACGAACCCTGGATGACCACCATTGTCGATCTCGACACCGGACAAGTCCTTGGCATCGTGGATGGCCGCGACAGTGAGGGCGTCGGGGACTGGCTGTTCGCCCGTCCGCTTCAGTGGCGCCTGGGCGTGCAGGTCGTTGCCATCGACCCCTCGGCGGCGTTCCGCAAGGCCCTGCGGATGTGGCTGCCACGCACCGCTGTCTCGGTCGACGCGTTCCACCTGGTCAAGCTCGGCAACGACATGCTCACCGAAGTCCGTCAACGACTCACCCAGCAGACCCATGGTCGGCGGGGGCGCTCCGTTGACCCGGTCTGGGCCAACCGGCGACTGCTCCTGCGCGCCGGGGACACACTCTCGGACCGGGCACGGGACAGGCTCAGCACCGTGTTCGCAACCGACGATGCCACCGGGAAATTGCAGGCAGCGTGGCTTGTCAAGGAACAGCTCCGGGCCCTGCTGACTACCGGCTCTCTTGCCGACGCAGCCGCCGCGAAAGACCGGTTGCAGGTCCTGGTCGAGCGAGCCGCGCAGCCGGAGACGAACCGGCTCTGGCGCACGGTCTGCAGGTGGTGGAAAGAGATCGAAGTCCTCATTGTCACCGGTGCGACAACCGCGAAAGTGGAAGCCAACAACACCGCGATCAAACACATAAAAAGGACTGGCCGGGGATTCACCAACGCACGCAACTACAAAACGCGTATCCTGTTGCGCAGTGCCGCCAGAACAGCGGCATGA
- a CDS encoding PGN_0703 family putative restriction endonuclease, with product MGIEGYGILESRSPKPLGSVLPEREAKEGRNFVGNLAHVEYLARRKQGWGVDPVRCLQYLTSSQTLTINLLASLKANPTWLLACFSKLLHRDDLLTVRACAIEYAPASPAALLGDRTRVDTLIEFETEAGILAVVVEVKYTDRMNSRKIAIHRNERYIELGVSTSLWTDQEGVLNSTTMNRLARCHALGMAYARQSQGSKYESALVVVHHAADLAATSILDEYGESLDNPSGLAGFQLSDFVSAMASTAPSAAALKICDELRVRYASESVSESLWQEFLQECDLMG from the coding sequence ATGGGCATTGAGGGCTATGGGATTTTAGAAAGCCGCTCGCCGAAACCTCTTGGCAGCGTGTTGCCAGAAAGAGAGGCCAAAGAGGGCCGAAACTTTGTTGGGAACCTGGCACATGTGGAGTATTTGGCTCGTCGCAAGCAAGGCTGGGGTGTGGATCCAGTTCGTTGCCTGCAGTACCTGACCTCCAGTCAGACGCTGACGATTAACCTGCTAGCCTCGTTGAAAGCCAATCCGACGTGGCTGCTTGCCTGCTTCTCTAAGCTGCTGCATCGTGATGACCTGCTAACGGTACGTGCTTGTGCCATCGAGTATGCGCCGGCAAGTCCCGCCGCGCTGCTTGGCGACAGGACGAGGGTCGATACCCTGATTGAGTTCGAGACAGAAGCGGGGATTCTTGCCGTCGTCGTCGAAGTCAAGTACACGGACCGAATGAACAGTCGCAAAATCGCGATACACCGGAACGAGCGATACATCGAGTTGGGCGTGTCAACCTCGCTATGGACCGATCAAGAGGGTGTGCTCAACTCGACAACAATGAATCGGTTGGCGCGGTGTCACGCCCTGGGTATGGCGTACGCTCGGCAGAGTCAAGGATCGAAGTACGAATCTGCCTTGGTCGTGGTGCACCACGCCGCAGATCTCGCTGCCACCTCAATTCTCGATGAATACGGGGAGAGCTTGGACAATCCTAGTGGCTTGGCTGGCTTCCAACTCAGTGACTTCGTTTCGGCAATGGCTTCGACAGCCCCAAGCGCGGCTGCGCTCAAGATCTGCGACGAGTTGCGCGTGCGCTATGCCAGTGAAAGCGTCAGCGAGTCACTGTGGCAGGAATTCCTGCAGGAATGCGACCTTATGGGGTAG
- a CDS encoding sacsin N-terminal ATP-binding-like domain-containing protein: MTATTTLPDDVLERICRENLAVYRESQGRLQEDVSQESQVAHDYRGRLVYELLQNADDALVGVAKTEDRALFRLTDTELWVANTGRPFTDADIRGLCGLGASSKAQSDGPKRASIGHKGLGFKSVLEITDSPEAYSETVSFRLGREQAEAQVSLLWKEFDRGKVRAVPAMRFPWAITEVHKTWDQLRAAGYHSAFRFPFHERVSSEQKAALAHQLLNLPMTSVLFLKHLEEVVIEVATSTEKSDRQWLLERHRVTSAGVERCVGLTESGLFRVDLVNREGEGDRYWVAHDGNVRIGDHRDGLTGPAWEGVDVTEVSVAVRDADDPRVNTEDRRFHVFLPTQEPSPCSLLVNGAFTTDLSRQHIQIAHTPSNYNGYLVRRAAETFVQTLMPHLLAEGGPRYVLRVLDRDESDSGSAGGLLADAIAGAMKGARFLPSGPNELALNEAVFPSPVLDAEGSVFADLLKADCVVNGRQFPDPEFCEGSLARVCAAYGSVALSPIDSLRALAHNLDTGKTALRPGPDSRYRVDPVLDLCALLWERSGAADRQALEKSARLEPVFPVGENDDGTVRRITLESESAFYPPRSSAEELPLRKLQFLAHAVCWGTLGRTEQRSVLERQVKAWDALFDIKEFRFEEVMRAAVLPGLTRTAADAELRESNRTIEALATICRLAGKTTKPDQPLPMGRLGSDRAFFNLSRLDVPCRADATGELTWAPAHQVYFGSDWVGDDSVETIVEAMAAAGEVMQIRFLASPDVFAEFSSTIGVNVEDDASDATVDPDEGEVDLDDDTDEALETTVDDRWRNFFAWLGVSRGLRLIHFHDVDDSGTGWTNTKGLGLPGGWAFSGLDNVWSEYQADLIGELSSDPRWEPTDHYLYQVHNLDRLDEIARVALRRDNDVAEELLDHLVRNWTTYARHTQAELAFVRAGKQPSSRTPPSRATSEELVNAGPDLWLYRLRHHAICPTSHGPRRPNQTWRRSEELVRRLGRSGRDADDYLPVLKQPTGVPNSTLRACLDELQVRGELTPAAFTVEDAHDLCVRISHIYPSGITDQALRSELRPIYRQMFELLVGSTVNSGAPLSGTPLAARTAAGYEFLAARDVVYASVSGSRERSGVQDKVPLFVLEAEPGALRPLRELFGTPLLESALEWSVMPGETALEASDLGTLRQGLRDLVAPLLARLSADRADRSGADRRALTEFAEKLEPVDSLSLSCSFRGQNLGQIPQRTYYVRRSEDSGFKGFAVWSGPAWPPIAEDAHTLAMALAETLEVNTVETFLSFINANPAQRQQLLDLAGAAEKLEEVQQDLVDLGRAAYQVDQLANRTEGNELDTTDGESTEAATGNPDRTPPAATRAAPRIPLHRYEDLLIDGEVIRIEGAGPKHETTGRNGQFGAAGHGHGDQGGDSSGTPRAAAGTDLNELDRLGMRITFAFEERRFVGQKTVVLPGETSSENADVLIVDVSSPEMIVAAIEQSTVVEQVFDQLAEQGISELYPGFDVLTVKGGSIDRMIELKSSGVDAQVQAMSWNEWKTAGGELRSHFWLYLVGNLRADLENAPPFVRAVQDPFGTLASSKSEDVIRKRTVQLRVREFAAADQLTLELRHEEDALA; this comes from the coding sequence ATGACTGCGACGACGACCTTGCCTGATGACGTCCTGGAGCGCATTTGCCGCGAGAACCTCGCTGTTTACCGAGAGTCACAGGGCCGGCTCCAAGAGGACGTTAGTCAGGAGTCGCAAGTTGCCCATGACTATCGCGGACGTCTCGTGTACGAGCTCCTTCAGAACGCGGATGACGCACTGGTTGGCGTTGCCAAGACCGAGGACAGGGCGTTGTTTCGACTCACCGACACGGAGCTTTGGGTTGCCAACACGGGGCGCCCCTTCACCGACGCCGATATTCGGGGACTGTGCGGCCTGGGAGCCAGTTCCAAGGCCCAGTCAGACGGCCCCAAGCGTGCCAGCATCGGTCACAAGGGGTTGGGCTTCAAGTCTGTCCTCGAAATCACCGACAGCCCCGAGGCCTACTCCGAGACGGTGAGTTTCCGACTGGGACGGGAGCAAGCGGAAGCGCAGGTGTCTCTGCTATGGAAGGAGTTTGATCGCGGCAAGGTCCGAGCGGTGCCAGCGATGCGCTTCCCATGGGCGATCACCGAGGTGCACAAGACTTGGGACCAACTCCGAGCAGCCGGCTATCACAGCGCGTTTCGATTCCCGTTCCACGAACGCGTCAGCTCCGAACAGAAGGCCGCACTCGCGCATCAATTGTTGAACCTTCCGATGACCAGCGTGCTCTTCCTCAAGCACCTTGAAGAAGTGGTCATTGAGGTTGCGACCTCCACCGAGAAGTCAGACCGTCAGTGGCTCTTGGAGAGGCACCGAGTGACCTCCGCCGGCGTCGAGCGGTGTGTCGGCCTGACCGAATCTGGCCTCTTCAGAGTCGACTTGGTCAACCGTGAAGGTGAGGGTGACCGCTACTGGGTAGCTCACGACGGCAACGTGCGAATCGGCGACCACCGCGATGGCTTGACCGGGCCCGCATGGGAGGGCGTGGACGTGACCGAAGTGTCCGTCGCAGTCCGGGATGCCGACGACCCGCGGGTTAACACAGAGGACCGCCGTTTTCACGTCTTCCTGCCTACGCAGGAGCCTTCGCCCTGCTCGCTACTGGTCAACGGGGCCTTCACGACCGACCTTTCACGCCAGCACATTCAAATTGCGCACACCCCGTCGAACTACAACGGGTATCTCGTACGCCGCGCAGCCGAGACATTCGTGCAGACGCTCATGCCACACCTCCTTGCCGAGGGTGGCCCACGTTACGTACTGCGAGTTCTGGATCGAGACGAAAGCGACTCCGGGTCGGCCGGCGGACTCCTCGCCGACGCCATTGCCGGCGCAATGAAAGGTGCCCGCTTCCTGCCATCAGGACCGAATGAACTCGCCCTCAATGAGGCGGTTTTTCCATCGCCCGTTCTCGACGCGGAGGGGTCCGTCTTCGCTGACCTGCTCAAGGCGGACTGCGTTGTGAACGGCAGACAATTCCCTGATCCCGAGTTCTGTGAAGGATCGCTTGCCAGGGTGTGTGCGGCCTACGGGTCGGTGGCACTCAGCCCGATTGACTCACTACGTGCCCTTGCGCACAACCTCGATACAGGGAAGACAGCGTTAAGACCAGGCCCCGACTCTCGTTATCGGGTTGACCCCGTACTTGACCTCTGCGCGCTCCTCTGGGAACGATCTGGCGCGGCGGATCGACAGGCCTTGGAGAAAAGCGCCCGGCTGGAACCGGTCTTCCCTGTCGGCGAGAACGACGATGGCACCGTCAGGCGGATAACCCTGGAAAGTGAAAGTGCGTTTTACCCGCCGCGCTCTTCGGCAGAGGAACTTCCCCTTCGTAAGTTGCAGTTCCTCGCACATGCGGTCTGCTGGGGCACCCTCGGCAGGACCGAACAGAGGTCGGTCCTGGAGCGCCAGGTGAAGGCTTGGGATGCGCTCTTCGACATCAAAGAGTTCCGCTTCGAGGAAGTCATGCGCGCCGCAGTCCTCCCCGGACTCACGCGCACGGCCGCCGATGCCGAGTTGCGGGAGTCAAACCGCACCATCGAAGCACTCGCCACGATCTGTCGGTTGGCCGGAAAAACCACCAAACCCGACCAGCCCCTCCCCATGGGGCGGCTTGGCTCGGACCGAGCGTTCTTCAATCTCAGCCGCCTTGACGTTCCGTGTCGAGCCGATGCCACCGGCGAGCTGACCTGGGCACCGGCCCATCAGGTCTACTTCGGAAGCGACTGGGTTGGAGATGACTCGGTCGAGACCATCGTTGAAGCGATGGCCGCTGCGGGCGAGGTCATGCAAATCCGATTCCTTGCATCGCCTGACGTGTTCGCCGAGTTCTCGTCCACCATCGGCGTCAACGTGGAAGACGACGCGAGTGATGCAACAGTCGATCCCGACGAGGGAGAAGTCGACCTCGATGACGACACCGACGAAGCCCTGGAGACAACCGTCGACGATCGGTGGCGCAACTTTTTCGCCTGGCTCGGAGTCAGTCGAGGCTTGAGACTGATCCACTTTCACGACGTCGATGACAGCGGGACCGGGTGGACGAACACGAAGGGTCTCGGCCTCCCCGGTGGCTGGGCATTCTCAGGCCTGGACAACGTATGGTCCGAATACCAAGCAGATCTCATCGGCGAACTCTCGTCTGATCCACGGTGGGAGCCGACGGACCACTATCTCTACCAGGTTCACAACCTTGATCGGCTCGACGAGATCGCCAGGGTCGCCCTCCGCAGGGACAACGACGTGGCCGAGGAACTGCTCGACCACCTCGTTCGCAACTGGACCACCTACGCCCGCCACACCCAGGCTGAGTTGGCATTCGTCCGAGCCGGCAAACAGCCGTCGTCAAGGACGCCTCCTTCGCGAGCAACGTCGGAAGAACTCGTCAATGCTGGCCCGGACCTATGGCTCTACCGACTTCGTCACCACGCGATTTGCCCCACAAGCCATGGCCCGCGGCGTCCAAACCAAACGTGGCGTCGATCCGAGGAGCTCGTTCGTCGCCTGGGCCGCAGTGGGCGCGACGCCGACGACTACCTTCCTGTCCTCAAACAACCGACGGGGGTGCCGAACTCGACACTCCGCGCTTGCCTCGACGAACTACAAGTCCGCGGCGAGCTGACTCCGGCCGCGTTCACCGTCGAGGATGCACACGATCTCTGCGTACGCATTTCGCACATCTACCCGTCGGGCATCACCGACCAGGCACTGCGCTCGGAATTGCGGCCGATCTACCGCCAAATGTTCGAACTCCTGGTCGGCAGCACGGTGAATAGCGGGGCGCCACTCAGTGGCACCCCGCTTGCCGCGCGCACCGCGGCCGGGTACGAGTTCCTCGCCGCCCGAGACGTCGTGTACGCATCGGTGTCTGGCAGCCGAGAACGGAGCGGTGTGCAGGACAAGGTACCGTTGTTCGTTCTTGAGGCCGAGCCGGGAGCGCTTCGTCCGCTCCGCGAGCTCTTCGGAACCCCGCTCCTTGAGAGCGCGTTGGAGTGGTCGGTGATGCCGGGCGAGACGGCTCTTGAAGCATCCGACCTCGGTACTTTGCGCCAGGGACTCCGAGACTTGGTCGCACCGCTACTCGCTCGCCTCAGTGCCGATCGAGCTGACCGGAGTGGGGCCGACCGTCGGGCTTTGACCGAATTCGCTGAGAAGTTGGAACCCGTGGATTCGCTCAGTCTGAGCTGTTCATTCCGCGGTCAGAACCTCGGTCAGATTCCGCAGCGGACGTACTACGTGCGCCGCTCGGAGGACTCGGGATTCAAGGGATTCGCCGTGTGGTCAGGCCCTGCGTGGCCTCCAATAGCGGAGGACGCTCATACCTTGGCTATGGCGCTCGCAGAGACCTTGGAGGTCAACACTGTAGAGACCTTCTTATCGTTCATCAACGCGAACCCTGCGCAGCGACAGCAACTACTCGATCTGGCCGGCGCCGCGGAGAAGCTGGAGGAGGTGCAGCAAGACCTTGTCGATCTCGGACGCGCCGCTTATCAGGTCGATCAACTGGCAAACCGCACAGAAGGGAACGAGCTCGACACGACAGACGGCGAGTCAACAGAAGCGGCCACCGGGAACCCAGACCGAACCCCTCCCGCTGCGACCCGTGCCGCTCCGCGTATTCCGCTGCACCGCTATGAGGACCTCCTTATAGATGGAGAAGTCATCCGCATCGAGGGAGCAGGTCCCAAACACGAGACCACAGGAAGGAACGGTCAATTCGGAGCCGCAGGTCACGGACATGGCGACCAAGGGGGTGATTCTTCAGGCACGCCCAGGGCAGCCGCCGGCACCGACCTGAACGAACTTGACCGACTTGGCATGCGTATAACCTTCGCATTTGAGGAGCGACGATTCGTCGGGCAGAAGACCGTCGTACTCCCAGGAGAGACGTCCTCTGAGAATGCGGACGTGCTCATCGTCGACGTCAGCTCGCCGGAGATGATCGTAGCCGCTATCGAACAGTCCACCGTGGTCGAGCAAGTGTTTGACCAGCTCGCTGAGCAGGGCATCAGCGAGCTCTACCCCGGCTTCGACGTTCTGACCGTCAAGGGTGGTTCCATCGATCGAATGATTGAGCTGAAGTCGTCCGGAGTCGACGCGCAAGTTCAAGCCATGAGTTGGAACGAGTGGAAGACGGCCGGGGGCGAACTAAGAAGTCACTTCTGGCTCTACCTCGTCGGCAACCTTCGCGCGGATCTCGAAAACGCCCCACCCTTCGTGAGAGCCGTTCAAGACCCATTCGGGACACTTGCCTCATCAAAATCGGAAGACGTCATACGCAAGCGGACCGTTCAACTACGAGTACGCGAGTTCGCCGCTGCCGATCAACTCACCCTGGAGTTGCGACACGAGGAAGACGCGTTAGCCTAG